The genomic stretch AAGGTGTCTTCCGGCGCGCCGAGGGAAACGGCCAGGGCCCGCAGCAGTTCCAGCGAGATGGAGCTGAGCCGCTCCGTCCACTCCGAAACGACGGCGCGCATCCCAGGCAGTCCCTCGGGCCAGAGGTTGGGGCCCTCCAGGCGCCAGTAGTCGGCGACGCCCTCACCGGCCGGAACGGCCTCCCGTTCCACGCCGATGTCGATTTGTTCACGCCAGTCGACGGCCCCGTCCGTCAGCTCGCCGCCCATTCGGGTGTAGCCGCGAAACTGCGGGCTGTGGATGTTCTCCACGGCAAGTTTTACGTCCTCCGGGAGCTCGAAGAAGCGGCGGGAGATGTCCAGCATCGCGTCGGTCAGTTCCTGCGGCACCCCGTGGCCGGACAGGTAGAGGAAGCCAACTTCGTGCATCGCATCCCGCAGGTCACTGCGGAACGCGGCAGCTTCCGCCGGCCCTGCACTGAGGCGGGAGAAGTCCAACACGGGCAGTGAATCGAGCGAAGCCATTGCATATATCCTTTGCGGCACCATTTCAAGCGAAAACCCTTATTCGCTTCAATGTTACGCATGGGGTGCCGGAACGGTCTCACAATATTGCGAAATGCTACGTGGGGCACAGCCGCCCGGGCCAGATTGCAGCGCCGGGGTTCAGTCCTCGTAGGGTTTGTGCTGCTCCAGCGCCACGATCCGGCCCGGATCGGCGAGGGAAACGTGGGCCACCAGCACCTCGCCGGGTGCCAGATGGGGATCGCTGAACGGCAGCAGGGCGCCCAAGTCCTCGGACATGTGGCCGCTGAGGGTCTCCAGCACGGTGGGCAGGACCGGCCGGTGCGTGCACAGGGCTGTGGCGCTGGTGCGGGTCAGCATTTTCTCCACGACGGCGGCCACCTTGGCCGGGTGCCGCTTGTGGTCCGCCTCGGTCAGCCACGGCACCACCTTCACCTTGGCCTTGGTGGCCTGGGCGTAGGGGGAGATGGTGGAGATGCAGCGCATCCACCCGCTGGTCTGGATGCGGGCGGGGTGCCAGGACATCAGCAGCCGCTGCAGGTACAGGGCCTGCCGCTTGCCGGTGGCGGCCAGCGGGCGTTCGCCCTCGGCCCGGGTCCATGAAGCGCGCGGCTTGGCCTTGGCATGGCGGATCACCAGCAGCGGCCAGGTTTCCAGCGTGCCGGCTTCATGGGCTGCAAGGAGCGCTTCCAGCGGTTCAATGTCTGAGGGGTTGGACAGCAGCCCCCGGGCCTTGTTGGGGCTGCACCAGACGGCCGCGTCAACCTCCTTGCCGTCCGGAATGGGAGGCATGTCATCCACCGCGGCCGCCCAGTAAAAGACTTCCTTCAAGCCGGGCTTGACGGCGTAGCGGATGGACGGCAGGGGGATGCCGAGGGTGATGGGCAGGCCCACTTCCTCATACACTTCACGCACGGCGCACTCAGCGAGGGTTTCGCCCTTGTCCAGCTTGCCCTTGG from Arthrobacter stackebrandtii encodes the following:
- a CDS encoding NUDIX hydrolase is translated as MRNSEHLEDGVADGMEVSIQAAGALCWRIKKKKLELLLIHRQRYDDWSWPKGKLDKGETLAECAVREVYEEVGLPITLGIPLPSIRYAVKPGLKEVFYWAAAVDDMPPIPDGKEVDAAVWCSPNKARGLLSNPSDIEPLEALLAAHEAGTLETWPLLVIRHAKAKPRASWTRAEGERPLAATGKRQALYLQRLLMSWHPARIQTSGWMRCISTISPYAQATKAKVKVVPWLTEADHKRHPAKVAAVVEKMLTRTSATALCTHRPVLPTVLETLSGHMSEDLGALLPFSDPHLAPGEVLVAHVSLADPGRIVALEQHKPYED